One window of Botrimarina mediterranea genomic DNA carries:
- a CDS encoding CAP domain-containing protein, with the protein MPPKNTEPTQRRIVVLPLPLLAVWLVGECVWCAAREVARLASKRKRTSPAHKVVPAACAVAERLGRHHQDSDCRWIAEKLFEHLNAYRIEQGCRPVTWNLQLELSSLYQSTRMGELEEFAHVLSDGVVLPERLERFGYEYERYAENLFYVLAPGKGLGALAWMMHDGWVHSPGHQRNLVGDTAEVGIGVIRDTSGGYYATQNFGTPQPTSHFAPPTRRARHA; encoded by the coding sequence ATGCCCCCAAAGAACACCGAACCGACCCAGCGACGCATCGTCGTGCTGCCGCTCCCGCTGCTTGCCGTCTGGCTCGTTGGTGAATGCGTCTGGTGCGCGGCAAGAGAGGTCGCTCGGCTTGCGAGCAAACGAAAGCGCACGTCGCCGGCTCACAAGGTCGTGCCAGCGGCCTGCGCCGTCGCCGAGAGGCTTGGCCGCCACCACCAAGACAGCGACTGTCGATGGATCGCCGAGAAGCTGTTTGAGCACCTCAACGCCTACCGTATTGAGCAAGGCTGCCGCCCCGTGACGTGGAACCTGCAACTCGAGCTGTCGTCCCTTTACCAATCGACGCGGATGGGCGAGCTAGAGGAGTTTGCGCACGTCTTGAGCGACGGCGTCGTCCTCCCCGAGCGGCTGGAGCGATTTGGCTACGAGTACGAGCGGTACGCCGAGAACCTCTTTTATGTGCTCGCCCCCGGCAAGGGACTCGGCGCCCTCGCCTGGATGATGCACGACGGGTGGGTCCATTCGCCGGGGCACCAACGGAACCTCGTCGGCGACACGGCCGAGGTCGGCATCGGGGTCATCCGCGACACGTCCGGCGGCTACTACGCCACCCAGAATTTCGGCACGCCCCAGCCAACGAGCCACTTCGCGCCCCCAACACGCCGAGCGCGCCACGCATGA